The DNA sequence TTTGTCCCATTTGCGGTTGCAAAACCGAATCCTTTTTCTTCGTTCCATTGCGTGACGGTCGCTTTATTTGTGATGGGCATGGGGAAACCTTTTGTTGTTGGACTTTTTTAATGTAGCAAAGAATTTTTTTGCTGATGAATCCGGGGTGTTAGGGGTGGAGCCCCTAGGAGTAGGGGTAGCGGAAGACTTGCCCTGGAAGGAGGTGCCTGCTCGGTGGCGGGCATGACAATTGGGCAAGGCTGCAGCGAGGGGGAGGCTTCCCCCTCCAGTCCCCTTTTTTCTCATTTTCTAGTAACTAGTAACTAGTAACTAGTAACTTTTTCCACTTTACTTTGCTATCTTTCCGCTTGGAACATTTTATTTAACAGAGGTTCAAAAAAATGAATTATTTCAACTCTATCCCTATGCGTCGCCAACTCGAAGAAATTGGCCACTGCCGTTTCATGGAACATTCTGAATTCAGCCGTGGTGTTGAAGCCCTCAAGGGTAAGAAGATTGTGTTCGTCGGTTGCGGTGCTCAGGGTCTCCATCAGGGTCTCGACCTTCGCGATAGCGGTTTGGATGTTTCCTACACGCTCCGCAAGGAAGCCATCGAACAGAAGCGCCAGTCCTGGAAGAACGCTACTGAAAACGGCTTCAAGGTCGGTACTTATGAAGAAATGATTCCGGATGCAGACCTCGTTTGCAACCTCACACCGGATAAGCAGCACCACAACGTGATCCCGGCTATCATGAAGCTCATGAAGAAGGGCGCAGCTCTCTCTTACAGCCATGGTTTCAACATCGTCGAAGAAGGCCAGGAAATCCGTAAGGACATCACTGTGATCATGGTCGCTCCGAAGGGACCGGGTTCCGAAGTTCGTTCTGAATACCTCCGTGGTTTCGGTATGCCGTGCCTTATCGCTGTCCACCCGGAAAACGACCCTGAAGGCAAGGGCTGGGACTATGCCAAGGCTTACGCTGCTGGTCTCCATGCTGACCGTCCGGGCGTTCTCGAAAGCTCTTTCGTCGCCGAAGTGAAGTCTGACCTCATGGGCGAACAGACCATCCTTTGCGGTATGCTCCAGACCGGTACGATCCTTTGCTACGACAAGATGGTGAAGGAATTCGGTATCGACAAGGCTTACGCTGTGAAGCTCCTCCAGTACGGCTGGGAAACGATTTCCGAAGCCCTCAAGCATGGTGGCATCACGAACATGATGGACCGTCTCTCCAACCCGGCTAAGATCCGCGCAACGGAACTTGCTGAAAAGATGAAGAAGATCATGAAGCCGCTCTATCAGGAACATCAGGACAACATCATCTCTGGCAAGTTCTCCAGCACGATGATGGTTGACTGGGAAGCTGGCGACAAGGACCTCCTCAAGTGGCGTGGCGAAACCGGCGAACTCGAATTCGAAAAGGTTGCCGCAACTGACAAGCAGATCACCGAACAGGAATACTTCGACCGTGGCGTTCTCATGACCGCTATGATCAAGGCCGGTGTGGAACTCGCTTTCGAAACCATGTGCTCTGTGGGCATCAAGCCGATGAGCGCTTACTACGAATCCCTCCACGAAACTCCGCTCATTGCAAACCTCATCGCTCGTAAGAAGCTGTTCGAAATGAACCGCGTCATCAGCGATACTGCAGAATACGGCTGCTACCTCTTTGCTAACAAGTGCGTTCCTCTCCTCGCTGACTTCATGAAGAACGAAGTCAAGAAGGGCGACATTGGCGATATCTTCAACGAAGGCAATACCAACGCTGTCGATAACGAAGAACTCATCAAGGTGAACAAGAACATCCGTCAGCATCCGGTGGAAGAAGTCGGTGCTTGGCTCCGTGACCGCATGTCCGGCATGACGAAAGTTGTCTAATCTGCGCAATACGGCGTTGCTCGCCCCTTCACGTACGTTTTAGTACGCTACGGGGGCTCGCGCCTTGTCTTGCTTGATTATACGACTTTTGATAATCATTCTGCTTGATTAAACTTGCGGGAAGAAGGTTGTGTAATCACACCCTTTGGCTGTCATTCCCGCGCAGGCGGGAATCTCCCTTTTAAAATCTCGTCAGGTAACCCCTGGCGGGATTTTTTTTGTATATTAAAGACAAGATAATAAGGAGGAAATAATGAAATTATTTTCAATGTTTGGGGTTTTGGCTCTTGCTGTCGGTAGTTTTGCCGCAGATCAGGGATCAAAGGACGATCCGCTCACCATCAGTTCCGCAATGCCGTTTTGGATAGCGGTATGTATAAGGGCGTCAAGTTGAAAAACGGTGGCGAGGGCTTGCATTTCAAGCTGACAGAAGATTTGGACTTGAGTACGGTTTGCGGTCGCGATGTTGGCAACTGGAAGCCGATAGGTCCTTTCGAAGGGAGCTTCGATGGCGCAAACCACAAGATTTCGAACTTGTATATGGACGACTCGCTGGGCAGGGTCGGGAATACGGGATTCTTTGGGCCGGTGTTCAACAACGGCAACGATACGCTCTATTTCAACAATGTCTTTTTCGAAAATGCCTACATCCGCACGTCGGGAATTGCTGGAACGCTTGTTTCCCAGGTGGTGACGGGCAAGGTCGTCTTGCGGAACAATGTTGTCAATCTGAAATTCGAATCCATTAAAGACGAGAATGCCGACCTCCAGTTTGGCGGCTTGATGGGCAATACTGTTGCGGATTGGGTTGGCTTCTATGATAATACAGTGAAGGGTTCCATCAGTGTTTCTTCCGTGAAACAGCTTGCTGTTGGTGGCATCATGGGTGTGCTTGTGGATCCGGGTGCGTTTGAACGCAATGTGAACGAGGCTGACATTACTGTCGATGGGAACGGCTATTCTCAGGTGGGTGGCATTGTTGGCGAAATCATTGCTCCCTACACCTTCAAGGATAACGTGAACAAGGGTAAAGTGACGGTCAGTGTCCCTGCGCAATACGCTTTTGTCGGTGGCCTTGTGGGCGTGAACCCGTCACTCCCTTCTGAAAAAAATATAGTCGGAAACGTTAATTACGGTAAAGTCGAGGTGTCGGCTTCGTATGCCGCGGTCGGTGGGCTTTATGGCTATGTTTCGGGAAATACCAATACGGTTCTCGACAGCTGCATCAATAATGGCGATGTCGTTTATCACGGCAAAGAAAAGCAAGAAAATGTTCAGATTGGCGGTATCGCTGGCATTTGGGAAGTCAAGCAGGCGAGCCGCATGGAGAACAACGGAAAAATTATCATTGATAACGCGGTAAGCCCCAAAGTCGGTGGTATTGTCGGCTTTGTTCGCCCAGGTGCTGCAAGCCTGGACTTGTTCAAGTCCGTAAATGCGGGTGATATTTCTATCAATAACGACGCTGTTGCCAAGGGGTGGATTTCGGGCCTTATCGGGCTGACCGATGTGCTTGAAACTGTGAATCTGGACAGTTGCGTAAATAAAGGGAACATCTTGATCGAAGGTGCTACTGATAACAAGGTCCTTTTTGTCGCTCCGCTTGCGTTAGTGTCTACGGGTACAAATCTTAATGCCAAAACAAGTTCTAACGAGGGAACTGTTCCTGAAGGCTTTGATAACCGTGTTTCCCTTAAGAATGTTGCACAGGCTCCTAAAATGCGCTTGCAGAATTTGGGTTCTGGCCGTGCAATCCTTGAAGTTCCTGGCTTGAAACTTTCTGGCCGTGAACAAGTGGAACTGTGTTCTTACAATGGCAAACGAGTTCCGGTGCAGCAGATGCAATCTGGAAATATCTTTTACCTCGAAGGTGTTCCTGCGGGTCGCTATATTGTCCGAATCAGGACTCCGCTTGGAATGCGTTCGTTGCATGCAACGTTCTAAGTTATCTTTCGTTGATGGGGAACGTCGCGAACTCTAGCTGAAAGACCTTGTTGCAGTTCTGCTCTATTAATAGCAAAAGCCCACCGGATGGTGGGCTTTATGCGTTTGAAAATTGCATTTAGCTACTTCGCTTGAACCGTATTGCGGTTTTTTACGAAGACGAACGCTCCGAAGGCGATGAGCAGGATCGCGGCGAGTAAGCTGACTTTGAGGCAAGCGTGGAACGGCTTAGAGCGGTATTCCATGCGGACTTCGGATTTGCCCTTCGGAATTTCGACAGCGCGGAGGTTTCCGAATGCCTTGTAGACCTTGGCTTTCTTGCCGTTGACGGTTGCTTTCCAGTAGGGGTGGTAGTTGCCGGCGACGACCATGAAGCCTGCGCGGTCGCTTTCGACCTGGAACACCTGCGTATCCATTTTCGGGCTTGCGACAAGCTTGGCTTGGCCCTGTGCCACGCCGCCTTCGCCCTTGTTTTGCGGTTCTTCGGAGAGGATGACTTTTTCGCGGTATTCAAATCCG is a window from the Fibrobacter sp. UWB4 genome containing:
- the ilvC gene encoding ketol-acid reductoisomerase, whose translation is MNYFNSIPMRRQLEEIGHCRFMEHSEFSRGVEALKGKKIVFVGCGAQGLHQGLDLRDSGLDVSYTLRKEAIEQKRQSWKNATENGFKVGTYEEMIPDADLVCNLTPDKQHHNVIPAIMKLMKKGAALSYSHGFNIVEEGQEIRKDITVIMVAPKGPGSEVRSEYLRGFGMPCLIAVHPENDPEGKGWDYAKAYAAGLHADRPGVLESSFVAEVKSDLMGEQTILCGMLQTGTILCYDKMVKEFGIDKAYAVKLLQYGWETISEALKHGGITNMMDRLSNPAKIRATELAEKMKKIMKPLYQEHQDNIISGKFSSTMMVDWEAGDKDLLKWRGETGELEFEKVAATDKQITEQEYFDRGVLMTAMIKAGVELAFETMCSVGIKPMSAYYESLHETPLIANLIARKKLFEMNRVISDTAEYGCYLFANKCVPLLADFMKNEVKKGDIGDIFNEGNTNAVDNEELIKVNKNIRQHPVEEVGAWLRDRMSGMTKVV